In Macadamia integrifolia cultivar HAES 741 chromosome 5, SCU_Mint_v3, whole genome shotgun sequence, a single window of DNA contains:
- the LOC122080358 gene encoding cytochrome P450 78A5-like, whose translation MKTASFLANLCFSILCFGITCQTHYPWPLLFLFLFLFPFLLNYWLIPGGFAWRNQHKSLPGPFGWPLLGTIPSLGRLSHRKLADLSASLGATRLMAFSMGPTRVVISSHPDTAKEILSGSAFSDRPTKESAKLLMFERAIGFAPSGEYWRRLRRIAANHMFSPRRISALEGLRQRIADEMVERVWKKMEGSGFVELRGIVQKGSLDNVVESLFGRSLGLKGKEEEMSLMVKEGYELIEKFNWEDYFPLGFLDFHGVRRRCHKLAIKVNYLLLQVIEERRKEEEGGDFRGRDDFLSVLLTLPKEDQLSDSDMVAVLWEMIFRGTDVVAILLEWIMARMALHPDIQAKAQDEIDRCTCTYGRRHVRDMDIPNLPYLQAIVKEVLRLHPPGPLLSWARLSTHDVHVGKFFIPAGTTAMVNMWAITHDRSIWKDPWAFRPERFMEEDISIMGSDLRLAPFGSGRRVCPGKALGLATVHLWLARLLQNFTWLPAQPVDLSECLRLSLEMKKPLSCRVLPRRPTMV comes from the exons ATGAAGACAGCAAGTTTCTTAGCCAATCTCTGCTTCTCCATCCTCTGTTTTGGTATTACTTGCCAAACCCACTATCCATGGCctcttctatttctctttctctttctcttccctttcctcCTCAACTATTGGCTTATCCCTGGAGGCTTTGCCTGGAGAAACCAACACAAATCCCTCCCTGGTCCATTTGGTTGGCCATTACTGGGCACCATCCCGTCACTGGGTCGTCTCAGTCATCGTAAACTCGCCGACCTATCGGCGTCGCTCGGTGCAACCCGTCTTATGGCCTTCAGTATGGGTCCAACACGTGTCGTGATCAGTAGCCACCCTGATACTGCAAAGGAGATCCTCAGTGGTTCTGCTTTCTCTGATCGTCCAACCAAAGAATCCGCAAAGCTATTGATGTTCGAGAGAGCCATTGGATTCGCACCTTCCGGGGAGTACTGGAGACGTCTGAGACGGATTGCAGCGAATCACATGTTTTCTCCCCGGAGAATCTCAGCTCTAGAAGGTCTTCGACAGAGAATAGCTGATGAAATGGTGGAGAGAGtgtggaagaagatggaggGGAGTGGGTTTGTGGAGCTTAGAGGGATAGTTCAGAAGGGTTCTTTAGATAATGTGGTGGAGAGCTTGTTTGGGAGGTCTTTAGGGTTAaaggggaaggaggaggagatgaGTTTAATGGTGAAGGAAGGTTATGAGTTAATTGAGAAATTTAATTGGGAAGACTATTTTCCTTTAGGGTTTCTAGATTTCCATGGAGTGAGGAGGAGGTGTCATAAGTTGGCCATTAAGGTTAATTATCTTCTGCTTCAGGTgatagaagagaggagaaaggaagaagaaggaggagattTCAGGGGAAGAGATGACTTTCTCAGTGTTTTACTCACTTTACCAAAGGAAGACCAGTTGAGTGATTCAGACATGGTGGCTGTTCTGTGG GAGATGATATTTAGGGGAACGGATGTGGTTGCAATCCTTCTTGAGTGGATCATGGCAAGGATGGCATTACATCCAGACATCCAAGCCAAAGCCCAAGACGAAATAGATAGGTGCACGTGCACCTACGGACGCCGGCACGTGCGAGATATGGACATTCCCAATCTTCCTTACCTTCAAGCCATAGTTAAGGAAGTCCTCCGATTGCATCCTCCGGGCCCACTACTCTCATGGGCCCGCCTCAGCACTCATGACGTCCACGTAGGCAAGTTCTTTATCCCGGCTGGCACAACGGCGATGGTGAACATGTGGGCTATAACCCACGACAGATCCATTTGGAAAGACCCATGGGCTTTTAGACCAGAAAGGTTCATGGAAGAAGATATCAGTATCATGGGCTCAGACTTAAGGCTTGCTCCATTTGGGTCGGGTCGTCGGGTGTGCCCCGGTAAGGCCCTTGGTTTGGCTACTGTTCATTTGTGGCTGGCTCGCCTTCTCCAAAATTTCACCTGGCTTCCGGCTCAGCCGGTCGATCTCTCCGAGTGCTTACGCCTCTCCCTCGAGATGAAGAAACCGTTGTCTTGCCGCGTCCTTCCTCGGAGACCCACAATGGTTTGA